One part of the Pogoniulus pusillus isolate bPogPus1 chromosome 8, bPogPus1.pri, whole genome shotgun sequence genome encodes these proteins:
- the PARS2 gene encoding probable proline--tRNA ligase, mitochondrial, with product MEGLLSRWRLPALGARQRGCRLRHGAPGRAKRLLLSQLFQPLNLQGEAAEEGKGGEPTCRSHRLMLQAGLIHASSPGCYSYMPPTVRAMEKLIKVMDEEMQAVGGQKLNMPSLSSAELWRASGRWDRMGPELFRLVDRHGKGYCLGPTHEEAVTELVAAQGNLSYRQLPLRLYQVSRKFRDEPRPRLGLLRSREFHMKDMYTFDASPEAARHTYDLLCAAYCSLFSRLRLPFVRVQAAAGSIGGTVSHEFQLPAEVGEDRLLLCPEGHFAANVETLSEEQTSCPTCGEKLSQARGIEVGHTFYLGTKYSSVCNAVFCSSDNKPQLAEMGCYGLGVTRILAASIEVLSTEDSIRWPSLIAPYQLCFIPPKRGSKEEGEGGVLLERMCDAVAEALPHLAGDAVLDDRTQLTIGKRLKDANKLGYPYVIIAGKGVCEDPPVFEVWNQNAGEVLFLTKEGVIELLSKAQVP from the coding sequence ATGGAGGGCTTGCTGAGCAGATGGAGGCTTCCGGCGCTCGGCGCCCGGCAGCGCGGCTGCAGGCTGCGGCACGGTGCACCGGGCAGGGCGAAGCGGCTGCTGCTCTCGCAGcttttccagcctctcaatCTACAGGGCGAGGCGGCTGAGGAGGGCAAGGGCGGGGAGCCCACATGCCGGAGCCACAGACTGATGCTGCAAGCGGGGCTCATCCACgcctccagccctggctgctacTCCTACATGCCGCCCACCGTCCGTGCCATGGAGAAGCTCATCAAGGTGATGGACGAGGAGATGCAGGCCgtgggtgggcagaagctgaACATGCCCAGCCTGAGCTCGGCGGAGCTGTGGCGCGCCAGCGGACGCTGGGATCGGATGGGGCCGGAGCTTTTCCGGCTGGTGGACCGGCACGGCAAGGGCTACTGCCTGGGCCCCACGCATGAGGAGGCTGTGACGGAGCTGGTGGCTGCTCAGGGCAACCTGTCCTACAGGCAGCTGCCGCTGCGGCTGTACCAAGTAAGCAGGAAGTTTCGGGACGAGCCCAGGCCGCGCTTGGGCTTGCTGCGCAGCCGGGAGTTCCACATGAAGGACATGTACACCTTCGATGCCTCCCCGGAGGCGGCTCGGCACACCTACGACCTGCTCTGCGCTGCCTACTGCAGCCTCTTCAGCCGCCTGCGCCTGCCTTTCGTCAGAGTGCAGGCAGCCGCAGGCAGCATCGGTGGCACCGTGTCCCACGAGTTCCAGCTGCCGGCAGAGGTTGGCGaagacaggctgctgctgtgccccgaAGGACACTTTGCGGCCAACGTGGAGACCCTAAGTGAGGAGCAAACGTCCTGCCCTACGTGCGGGGAGAAACTCTCCCAGGCGAGAGGGATCGAAGTGGGGCACACGTTTTATCTGGGCACCAAGTACTCCTCTGTCTGCAATGCTGTCTTCTGCTCCTCTGACAACAAACCCCAGCTGGCAGAAATGGGTTGCTATGGCCTGGGCGTCACTCGCATCCTGGCGGCCTCCATCGAGGTGCTCTCCACAGAGGACAGCATCCGCTGGCCGAGCCTCATTGCACCTTACCAGCtctgcttcattccccccaagagaggcagcaaggaggagggggagggaggcgtGCTGCTGGAGCGAATGTGTGATGCTGTTGCTGAAGCGCTGCCCCACCTCGCTGGGGACGCGGTGCTGGATGACAGGACGCAGCTGACCATAGGCAAAAGGCTGAAGGATGCCAACAAGCTGGGCTACCCCTACGTGATCATAGCTGGGAAGGGGGTTTGTGAGGACCCCCCCGTCTTTGAGGTCTGGAATCAGAACGCAGGGGAGGTTCTGTTCCTGACCAAGGAAGGTGTCATTGAGCTGTTGAGTAAAGCACAAGTCCCTTGA
- the TTC4 gene encoding tetratricopeptide repeat protein 4 isoform X1, whose product MRDLKERKEGAFPLLASCLQGQPGSAKELEAIPMFMKRCPAEIDAERQPDLACLQSLLFDEEQSPAELAKMYKNEGNDYFKEKDYKRAVVAYSEGLQRRCGDPELNAVLHTNRGAAQFHLGNYRSALRDAIQARKLKPTHLKAIIRGALCHVELKNFSEAIAWCEEGLQIDAKERKLVETRAKADKLKRAEERDARRAKAMEKKEQCQKEILLAAIKERNIKLALEPSSEEEEISGGLAEISLDGFHCDSATGAKVHLDADGSLNWPVLFLYPEHEQTDFIAAFHENSRFIDHLMVMFAELPPWDLERKYLPSSLELYFEDEERAEMYELNPGHTLLQVLQHERYFVKAGTPAVLALVKHSPFSEKYFCGKKVHRLP is encoded by the exons ATGAGGGATttaaaggagaggaaggaaggtgcCTTTCCTCTGCTCGCATCTTGTCTTCAGGGGCAGCCAGGTTCTGCAAAG GAGCTGGAGGCCATCCCCATGTTCATGAAGCGGTGCCCGGCGGAGATCGACGCGGAGCGGCAGCCCGACCTGGCCTGCCTGCAGTCCCTCCTGTTCGACGAGGAGCAGAGCCCCGCAG agctggccaAGATGTACAAGAACGAAGGGAACGACTACTTCAAGGAGAAGGACTACAAGAGAGCCGTCGTCGCCTACAGCGAGGGGCTGCAGCGGCGGTGCGGGGACCCCGAGCTGAACGCTGTGCTGCACACGAACCGAGGCGCGGCGCAGTTCCACCTGG GTAACTACCGCTCGGCTCTCAGAGATGCCATCCAAGCCAGAAAGCTGAAGCCCACCCATCTCAAAGCAATCATCAGAG gagctctctgccacgtggagctgaagaacttctccgaGGCAATAGCGTGGTGTGAGGAGGGCTTGCAAATAGATGCCAAAGAGAGAAAGCTCGTGGAAACAAGAGCTAAAGCTGACAAATTAAAG CGAGCTGAGGAGCGGGACGCAAGGAGAGCCAAGGCgatggagaagaaggagcagtgCCAGAAGGAAATCTTGCTTGCAGCGATAAAG GAAAGAAATATCAAGCTGGCTCTTGagccttccagtgaagaagaggAAATATCAGGTGGCCTGGCTGAGATATCCTTAGATGGGTTCCACTGTGACAGTGCCACCGGGGCCAAGGTGCACTTAGATGCTGATGGCAGCCTGAACTGGCCTGTCCTCTTTCTGTACCCTGAGCATGAGCAAACAGACTTCATTGCAGCTTTCCACGAGAACTCCAG GTTTATTGATCATTTAATGGTGATGTTTGCTGAGTTACCTCCTTGGGATTTAGAAAGAAAATACCTTCCCAGcagtctggag CTCTATTTTGAAGATGAAGAAAGAGCAGAAATGTACGAGCTGAACCCAGGACACACTTTGCTACAAGTGCTGCAGCACGAAAG GTATTTTGTGAAGGCTGGGACCCCAGCAGTTTTGGCGCTTGTAAAGCACTCTCCTTTCTCTGAGAAGTATTTCTGTGGCAAGAAGGTGCATCGGCTGCCGTGA
- the CIMAP2 gene encoding ciliary microtubule-associated protein 2 has translation MVRAPRGRPLRAGRSKLRQESESQTRGTQAQSPEEQDVEQQTPVSISLLNQLQIHGWLSSGPALLLQCSGCALQGEASDSGRLRAQRVSWLSQLPLYQFKETKRKLQCQQERLGPGTYNIRDFLQDTRPCSPRGICHTREPRFRSGRRDCFPGPGTYGPRGNPYAPLEEREKRSAGTRGLMDSRTAKCAPPAATGSGLGPGTYRLPGSIGEGLRRAGSFGLRKASSGDKAKPAGGGRQAPEQERGGELNAVPVKGFVEELMLKENRKKGCFSTLPRSPGCPTERICWATLAQCPRNTYAVGPGSYNPKPLGRSVCPNQAPFWSSAKRFDRKSTLLFTGNQQHQQHVAEPVQNPVGVGRYDITKHEKALQKMRRQALYQCAAQRYLSNPKRDAYLHERLKPVARNSWSHLISAQCCPDASEEITAGFQA, from the exons ATGGTACGGGCGCCGCGCGGGCGCCCTCTGCGGGCCGGGAGGAGCAAGCTGCGGCAGGAGTCGGAATCCCAGACTCGTGGAACg CAAGCGCAGAGCCCAGAGGAGCAGGACGTGGAGCAGCAGACTCCCGTGTCCATCTCCCTCCTCAACCAGCTGCAGATCCACGGGTGGCTGAGCTCAggtccagcactgctgctgcagtgctctggctgTGCCTTGCAGGGAGAAGCATCAGACTCTGGCAGGCTCAGAGCACAGAGGGTCTCCTGGCTTAGTCAGCTGCCCCTTTACCAGTTCAAGGAGACAAAGAGGAAGCTCCAGTGCCAG caggaaaggCTGGGCCCAGGAACCTACAACATCAGGGACTTTCTGCAGGACACACGTCCCTGCAGCCCGCGGGGCATCTGCCACACCAGGGAGCCACGCTTCAGGAGTGGCCGCAGG GACTGCTTCCCTGGCCCTGGCACGTACGGCCCGCGGGGGAACCCCTACGCCCCcctggaggagagggagaagcgCTCTGCCGGCACACGGGGGCTGATGGACAGCAGGACAGCCAAGTGCGCCCCGCCGGCGGCCACG ggcagtggcCTGGGGCCTGGCACCTACCGGCTGCCGGGCAGCATCGGGGAGGGGCTGCGGCGGGCAGGCAGCTTCGGCCTCCGCAAGGCTTCCTCGGGGGACAAGGCGAAGCCAGCCGGTGGTGGCCGTCAAGCCCCGGAG CAGGAGAGAGGCGGTGAGCTGAACGCTGTCCCTGTGAAGGGCTTCGTGGAGGAGCTGATGCTGAAGGAGAACAGGAAGAAAGGCTGCTTCAGCACCCTGCCgaggagcccaggctgccccacCGAGAGGATCTGCTGGGCCACGCTTGCTCAGTGCCCCAGGAACACG TATGCAGTGGGGCCAGGTTCCTACAACCCAAAGCCCCTTGGGAGATCAGTGTGCCCCAACCAAGCCCCGTTCTGGTCATCTGCCAAGAGGTTTGACAGAAAGTCCACCCTCCTCTTCACTGGGAACCAG CAGCATCAGCAGCACGTTGCAGAGCCAGTGCAG AACCCCGTGGGTGTTGGTCGCTATGACATCACCAAGCATGAAAAGGCCCTTCAGAAGATGAGACGCCAGGCCCTGTACCAGTGCGCGGCGCAGCGGTACCTGAGCAACCCCAAGCGGGATGCCTACCTGCA TGAGCGACTCAAGCCCGTGGCTAGGAACAGCTGGAGTCATCTGATTTCTGCCCAGTGCTGTCCAGATGCCTCTGAAGAAATCACTGCTGGTTTCCAGGCATGA
- the TTC4 gene encoding tetratricopeptide repeat protein 4 isoform X2, which yields MFMKRCPAEIDAERQPDLACLQSLLFDEEQSPAELAKMYKNEGNDYFKEKDYKRAVVAYSEGLQRRCGDPELNAVLHTNRGAAQFHLGNYRSALRDAIQARKLKPTHLKAIIRGALCHVELKNFSEAIAWCEEGLQIDAKERKLVETRAKADKLKRAEERDARRAKAMEKKEQCQKEILLAAIKERNIKLALEPSSEEEEISGGLAEISLDGFHCDSATGAKVHLDADGSLNWPVLFLYPEHEQTDFIAAFHENSRFIDHLMVMFAELPPWDLERKYLPSSLELYFEDEERAEMYELNPGHTLLQVLQHERYFVKAGTPAVLALVKHSPFSEKYFCGKKVHRLP from the exons ATGTTCATGAAGCGGTGCCCGGCGGAGATCGACGCGGAGCGGCAGCCCGACCTGGCCTGCCTGCAGTCCCTCCTGTTCGACGAGGAGCAGAGCCCCGCAG agctggccaAGATGTACAAGAACGAAGGGAACGACTACTTCAAGGAGAAGGACTACAAGAGAGCCGTCGTCGCCTACAGCGAGGGGCTGCAGCGGCGGTGCGGGGACCCCGAGCTGAACGCTGTGCTGCACACGAACCGAGGCGCGGCGCAGTTCCACCTGG GTAACTACCGCTCGGCTCTCAGAGATGCCATCCAAGCCAGAAAGCTGAAGCCCACCCATCTCAAAGCAATCATCAGAG gagctctctgccacgtggagctgaagaacttctccgaGGCAATAGCGTGGTGTGAGGAGGGCTTGCAAATAGATGCCAAAGAGAGAAAGCTCGTGGAAACAAGAGCTAAAGCTGACAAATTAAAG CGAGCTGAGGAGCGGGACGCAAGGAGAGCCAAGGCgatggagaagaaggagcagtgCCAGAAGGAAATCTTGCTTGCAGCGATAAAG GAAAGAAATATCAAGCTGGCTCTTGagccttccagtgaagaagaggAAATATCAGGTGGCCTGGCTGAGATATCCTTAGATGGGTTCCACTGTGACAGTGCCACCGGGGCCAAGGTGCACTTAGATGCTGATGGCAGCCTGAACTGGCCTGTCCTCTTTCTGTACCCTGAGCATGAGCAAACAGACTTCATTGCAGCTTTCCACGAGAACTCCAG GTTTATTGATCATTTAATGGTGATGTTTGCTGAGTTACCTCCTTGGGATTTAGAAAGAAAATACCTTCCCAGcagtctggag CTCTATTTTGAAGATGAAGAAAGAGCAGAAATGTACGAGCTGAACCCAGGACACACTTTGCTACAAGTGCTGCAGCACGAAAG GTATTTTGTGAAGGCTGGGACCCCAGCAGTTTTGGCGCTTGTAAAGCACTCTCCTTTCTCTGAGAAGTATTTCTGTGGCAAGAAGGTGCATCGGCTGCCGTGA